Genomic DNA from Actinomycetes bacterium:
CCGTCGCCAACCGGACCCTCACGAACGCCCGGCGCCTGGCCGAGCGGCTGGCCGCGGACGCCGTCGGGCTGGACCACCTCGCCGAGGCCCTCGCGGAGGCGGACCTGGTCGTGTCCTCGACCGGGGCGGTCGGGTACGTCGTCGGCGCCGCTGACGTCGCTGCGGCCGGTGCCCGCCGTGCTACCTCGCCCGGGCGGCCGCAGGTGCTGCTCGACCTGGCACTGCCGCGCGACGTCGATCCCGCCGTCGAGAGCCTCGACGGGGTACGGGTCATCGACCTGGACCGACTGGGCAGCGTCCTCGCCGACGGCGAGACGGTCATCGACGTCGAGGCTGTTCGCGCGATCGTCACCGAGGAGGTGGCGCTCCACGCGGCGTCGCGCGCCATCGACCGGGTCGAGCCGACCGTGGTGGCGCTGCGGCGCCGCGCCGCGGACGTCGTCGCCTCCGAGCTGGCCCGGCTGGACGCCAAGCTGCCCGGGCTCGACCCCGCGGCGCGCGCCGAGGTCGAGCGCACCGTCAACCGCACCGTCGACAAGCTGCTGCACGAGCCGACGGTGCGCATCAAGGAGCTCGCGGCGTTCGGCGACGCGGGCGCCTATGCCCAGGCGCTGCATGCGTTGTTCGACCTGACGCCAGAGGCGCTCGAGGCTGTCGAACGAGTCGACGCCGTCCTGCCGAGCGAGACCCCGCGATGAGCGCACTGCGCCTCGGTACGCGCCGCAGCTCGCTCGCGCGCGCCCAGAGCGAGGCTGTCGCGACCGCCATCACGGCGGCCACCGGACGGCCGGTGCGGCTCGTGGAGGTCATCACCGAGGGCGACCGCTCCTCGGCGCCGCTCGCGTCCATCGGGGGGGCCGGCGTCTTCACGCACGCTCTGCGAGACGCGCTCCGCTCCGGCGAGGTCGACCTGGCCGTCCACTCCTACAAGGATCTGCCGACCGCGGCTGCGCCCGACCTGTGCGTCGCCGCGGTGCCCTCGCGCGAGGACCCTCGTGACGTCGTGGTGTCGCGCTCCGACGCCCCGCTCGCCGGCCTGCCGCGGGGGTCGCGGGTCGGCACCGGCTCCCCGCGGCGCGCCGCGCAGCTGCGCGCCCTCGGGTACGGGCTCGACGTGGTCGACCTACGCGGCAACGTCGACACCCGGCTGCGCAAGGTGGCCGACGGTGAGGTCGACGCGGTCGTGCTCGCCCGCGCCGGCCTAGCCCGCCTCGGGCGCCTCGAGGAGGTGAGCGAGGTCCTGGACGCCGACCGGATGCTCCCCGCGCCGGCCCAGGGGGCGCTGGCCCTGGAGTGCCGCGCGGACCGCGCCGACGTCCTCGCCGCGGCGGCGATCCTCGACGACCCCGCCACCCGGGCCGCCGTGACGGCCGAGCGTGCCGTGCTGGCCGCCCTGGAGGCGGGCTGCTCGGCCCCCGTGGGCGCCCTCGCCCACGTCACACACGACGCCCTGTCCCTGCGAGCCGTGGTCGTCGCCGTCGACGGCTCTCGGGCCGTACGTCTGTCCGCCACCGGAGCACCCAGTGAGGCGGAGGTGGTGGGACGCCGTCTCGCCGCCGCCCTCCTCGCCGAGGGCGCCGACGGCCTGATGGGAGAACGCATCCCGTGACCACGACCATGCCATCCTCGAACCGGCGCAAGAAGCCCCCGGTCGGCTCGGTGACCTTCGTCGGGGCCGGCCCGGGCGATCCCGCGCTGCTGACGCTGCGCGCCGTCGAGGCCCTCGCCCAGGCCGACGCCGTGGTGCTCGACACCCAGGCCCGCGAGCAGTTCCTCGTCCA
This window encodes:
- the hemC gene encoding hydroxymethylbilane synthase, producing MSALRLGTRRSSLARAQSEAVATAITAATGRPVRLVEVITEGDRSSAPLASIGGAGVFTHALRDALRSGEVDLAVHSYKDLPTAAAPDLCVAAVPSREDPRDVVVSRSDAPLAGLPRGSRVGTGSPRRAAQLRALGYGLDVVDLRGNVDTRLRKVADGEVDAVVLARAGLARLGRLEEVSEVLDADRMLPAPAQGALALECRADRADVLAAAAILDDPATRAAVTAERAVLAALEAGCSAPVGALAHVTHDALSLRAVVVAVDGSRAVRLSATGAPSEAEVVGRRLAAALLAEGADGLMGERIP
- a CDS encoding glutamyl-tRNA reductase, which encodes MTVLVVGLSHRSAPVPLLERVAIPGEATGAFAADAAAADHVAEAVVVSTCNRVETYAAVDRFHGGVAALSEQLARRAGVSLDELAPHLYVHFDERAVQHLFSVVCGLDSMVVGETQILGQVRQSLRQAQEHGSVGKVLGGLFQDALRVGKRAHAETGIDHAGSRLVAAALGLAEQTLGPVESTRVLLVGAGSMSALAGATLQRAGARRFTVANRTLTNARRLAERLAADAVGLDHLAEALAEADLVVSSTGAVGYVVGAADVAAAGARRATSPGRPQVLLDLALPRDVDPAVESLDGVRVIDLDRLGSVLADGETVIDVEAVRAIVTEEVALHAASRAIDRVEPTVVALRRRAADVVASELARLDAKLPGLDPAARAEVERTVNRTVDKLLHEPTVRIKELAAFGDAGAYAQALHALFDLTPEALEAVERVDAVLPSETPR